The window GATACGGACTTGAAATACTCCATCTCCATGACGACTAGACCTCCTCGCGAAGGTGAAGTAGACGGTGTAGATTACTTCTTTAAGACGAAAGAAGACTTTGAACAGATGATTGCGGATAAAGGCATGATTGAATATGCGCAATATGTGGGAAACTATTATGGAACACCGAAAGCATACGTAGAAGAGCAGCTCGAGGCTGGAAATGATGTATTTCTAGAAATCGAAGTTCAAGGTGCGCTTCAGGTGAAGGAGAACTTCCCAGAAGGTGTATTTGTATTCTTGATTCCACCAAGTCTTGAAGATTTAAAGAACCGTATCATTAATCGTGGGACGGAAACGGAAGATTTAGTTCATTCCAGACTTCAAGCAGCCAAAGAAGAAATTGAAATGATGGATTATTATGATTACGTTGTAGTTAACGATCAAGTTGATCGAGCTGTACAAACGGTTCAATCTATCGTTAAAAGTGAACATTGCAAACGCGAACGCGTTGCATTTGAATATAAGAAAGCATTGGAGCGTGATGAGAAATGATGCTAGAACCATCTATCGACTCATTGTTAAAGAACATTAATTCGAAATACACTCTTGTAACATTGTCTGCGCGTCGTGCACGACAAATTCAAGATGAGAGTCCACTATTGCTTGAGCGGACAAACTCTCCTAAATATGTTGGCCAGGCGCTAGAAGAGATTTACGAAGGAAAACTTCACTATTCTCTAGATGAGGATGCATTAAAATAACAACCTATTCAGGTTGTTATTTTTGTTTGTCATTCAGTTTTTGAAGGGAGACGATTCCGTTGTTAACAGGCAAGAATGTTATTTTAGGAGTATCAGGCGGGATTGCCGCTTATAAAGCGAGTGCGTTAACGAGTAAGCTTGTGCAAGCAGGTGCAAATGTAACGGTAATGATGACGGAGAGCGCAACTCAGTTTGTCTCCCCCTTAACCTTTCAGGCATTATCAAGAAACCCGGTCTATACAGATACCTTTGATGAGAAGATTCCTGAACAAATCTCTCACATCGATGTGGCGGACTGGGCGGATTTGATTGTCCTCGCTCCTGCGACCGCCAACTTAGTCGGAAAGCTTGCGAATGGAATTGCCGATGACATGTTGACGACAACGTTGCTTGCTTCTGAAGCACCTGTATATGTAGCCCCTGCAATGAACGTACACATGTATGCTCACCCTGCCGTACAAGCGAATTTGAAACGTCTTGAATCGTTTGGTTACAAATTTATTGAGCCAGGAGAAGGTTACCTTGCTTGTGGATATGTCGGGAAAGGACGATTGGAAGAGCCGCTGACAATCGTACGAGTTCTAGAAGAACAAGAAAGTAAAGAACAACCGTTAGTCGGGAAGCATGTACTCATTACAGCTGGTCCAACCCAAGAGAGTGTGGATCCTGTTAGGTTCTTTACAAATCATTCCTCTGGAAAGATGGGGTACGCCATTGCTCGTCAAGCCGCTGACTTAGGTGCC of the Pontibacillus halophilus JSM 076056 = DSM 19796 genome contains:
- the coaBC gene encoding bifunctional phosphopantothenoylcysteine decarboxylase/phosphopantothenate--cysteine ligase CoaBC produces the protein MLTGKNVILGVSGGIAAYKASALTSKLVQAGANVTVMMTESATQFVSPLTFQALSRNPVYTDTFDEKIPEQISHIDVADWADLIVLAPATANLVGKLANGIADDMLTTTLLASEAPVYVAPAMNVHMYAHPAVQANLKRLESFGYKFIEPGEGYLACGYVGKGRLEEPLTIVRVLEEQESKEQPLVGKHVLITAGPTQESVDPVRFFTNHSSGKMGYAIARQAADLGASVTLVSGPVSLDTPPGVKRIDVVSAEDMYEAVLNEMESADVIIKAAAVADYRPKETYSSKMKKQEGPLTLQFERTKDILKEVGKRRREGQFIVGFAAETDEPVRYGQEKMERKRLDAIVVNDISAEGAGFKGDTNVVTYLNRNGKQEAYPLLTKDDVARRLLLSIATDLKGE
- the rpoZ gene encoding DNA-directed RNA polymerase subunit omega; amino-acid sequence: MMLEPSIDSLLKNINSKYTLVTLSARRARQIQDESPLLLERTNSPKYVGQALEEIYEGKLHYSLDEDALK
- the gmk gene encoding guanylate kinase, translating into MIDKKGILFILSGPSGVGKGTVRKSLFEKDTDLKYSISMTTRPPREGEVDGVDYFFKTKEDFEQMIADKGMIEYAQYVGNYYGTPKAYVEEQLEAGNDVFLEIEVQGALQVKENFPEGVFVFLIPPSLEDLKNRIINRGTETEDLVHSRLQAAKEEIEMMDYYDYVVVNDQVDRAVQTVQSIVKSEHCKRERVAFEYKKALERDEK